The Malus domestica chromosome 13, GDT2T_hap1 genome includes a window with the following:
- the LOC103451820 gene encoding origin of replication complex subunit 6 isoform X3 — MDLSDIARKLDLSDSKHVIRRAAELRRLCDIQFDSSIIGVGEVCKAVICLEIAATRSGLLFDRKKAIMLSGMSEKAYTRSYNSMQNGLGVKNKLDVRELAIQFGCVRIIPFVQKALSLYKTRFLASLPASRRASADFTRPVFIAVAFYLCAKKHKLKVDKLKLIELCGASETEFSSVSTSMKDLCFDVCGTEKERKDPKDVKGNRELLDVLPEKRKLEDGGYSSDEGNEPSSYKRHKKMEKHAYEGWKTSVLTSNKETKFFASGPDRLA, encoded by the exons ATGGATCTCTCCGACATAGCAAGGAAGCTCGACCTCTCCGACTCCAAGCACGTCATCCGACGAGCCGCCGAGCTCCGCCGTCTCTGCGACATCCAGTTCGACTCTTCCATAATCGGCGTC GGCGAGGTTTGCAAAGCTGTGATTTGCTTAGAAATCGCCGCCACAAG ATCGGGGCTCCTATTCGATCGGAAAAAGGCGATAATGTTGAGTGGGATGTCTGAAAAGGCTTACACCAGATCCTACAATTCGATGCAGAATGGTCTCGGGGTCAA GAACAAGCTGGATGTCAGAGAACTGGCAATTCAGTTTGGGTGTGTTCGGATCATTCCCTTTGTACAGAAGGCTTTGTCTCT TTACAAGACTCGGTTTCTTGCATCGTTGCCAGCTTCTCGGCGTGCAAGTGCCGATTTCACTCGACCTGTGTTCATTGCTGTGGCATTCTATTTGTGTGCGAAAAAACACAAG TTAAAGGTAGACAAGCTTAAGTTAATTGAGCTTTGTGGTGCATCTGAAACTGAATTCTCTTCC GTTTCGACTTCCATGAAGGACTTGTGCTTTGATGTTTGTGGGActgaaaaggaaaggaaagatcCCAAGGATGTGAAGGGGAACCGAG AGCTTCTAGATGTTTTGCCAGAGAAAAGGAAACTTGAGGATGGTGGCTATTCTTCCGATGAAGGAAACGAG CCTTCGAGTTACAAGCGGCACAAAAAGATGGAAAAGCATGCCTATGAGGGTTGGAAAACCTCAGTCCTCACATCTAATAAAGAAACCAAG TTCTTTGCAAGCGGACCAGACAGACTAGCCTAA
- the LOC103451820 gene encoding origin of replication complex subunit 6 isoform X2: MDLSDIARKLDLSDSKHVIRRAAELRRLCDIQFDSSIIGVGEVCKAVICLEIAATRSGLLFDRKKAIMLSGMSEKAYTRSYNSMQNGLGVKNKLDVRELAIQFGCVRIIPFVQKALSLYKTRFLASLPASRRASADFTRPVFIAVAFYLCAKKHKLKVDKLKLIELCGASETEFSSVSTSMKDLCFDVCGTEKERKDPKDVKGNRELLDVLPEKRKLEDGGYSSDEGNEPSSYKRHKKMEKHAYEGWKTSVLTSNKETKAKVLCKRTRQTSLNFLKDVHVSETQNLEAV; encoded by the exons ATGGATCTCTCCGACATAGCAAGGAAGCTCGACCTCTCCGACTCCAAGCACGTCATCCGACGAGCCGCCGAGCTCCGCCGTCTCTGCGACATCCAGTTCGACTCTTCCATAATCGGCGTC GGCGAGGTTTGCAAAGCTGTGATTTGCTTAGAAATCGCCGCCACAAG ATCGGGGCTCCTATTCGATCGGAAAAAGGCGATAATGTTGAGTGGGATGTCTGAAAAGGCTTACACCAGATCCTACAATTCGATGCAGAATGGTCTCGGGGTCAA GAACAAGCTGGATGTCAGAGAACTGGCAATTCAGTTTGGGTGTGTTCGGATCATTCCCTTTGTACAGAAGGCTTTGTCTCT TTACAAGACTCGGTTTCTTGCATCGTTGCCAGCTTCTCGGCGTGCAAGTGCCGATTTCACTCGACCTGTGTTCATTGCTGTGGCATTCTATTTGTGTGCGAAAAAACACAAG TTAAAGGTAGACAAGCTTAAGTTAATTGAGCTTTGTGGTGCATCTGAAACTGAATTCTCTTCC GTTTCGACTTCCATGAAGGACTTGTGCTTTGATGTTTGTGGGActgaaaaggaaaggaaagatcCCAAGGATGTGAAGGGGAACCGAG AGCTTCTAGATGTTTTGCCAGAGAAAAGGAAACTTGAGGATGGTGGCTATTCTTCCGATGAAGGAAACGAG CCTTCGAGTTACAAGCGGCACAAAAAGATGGAAAAGCATGCCTATGAGGGTTGGAAAACCTCAGTCCTCACATCTAATAAAGAAACCAAGGCAAAAGTT CTTTGCAAGCGGACCAGACAGACTAGCCTAAACTTTTTGAAGGATGTACACGTATCCGAAACTCAGAACTTGGAGGCTGTATAG
- the LOC103451822 gene encoding sphinganine C4-monooxygenase 1 gives MGIEVSDELLGTFVPVLIYWAYSGIYVLLDSFEEYRLHTRKDEDEKNLVSKRTVVKGVLLQQTIQAIVAIILFTVTGNDGGDAVTKPSFIDLGRQFVIAMVVLDTWQYFMHRYMHHNKFLYKHIHSQHHRLVVPYAFGALYNHPVEGLLLDTIGGALSFLFSGMSPRASIFFFSFATIKTVDDHCGLWLPGNLFHALFRNNTAYHDVHHQLYGNKYNFSQPFFVMWDRILGTYMPYSLEKRAGGGFEVRPKKVEKEI, from the exons ATGGGAATCGAGGTTTCCGATGAGCTGTTGGGAACTTTCGTCCCGGTTTTGATATATTGGGCGTATTCGGGGATTTACGTGCTGCTGGATTCGTTCGAGGAGTACCGATTGCACACCAGGAAGGACGAGGACGAGAAGAATTTGGTCTCCAAGAGAACCGTCGTCAAAGGGGTTCTTCTGCAGCAGACGATTCAGGCTATTGTCGCTATTATCCTGTTCACG GTGACAGGAAATGATGGCGGGGATGCAGTTACAAAGCCTTCTTTCATTGATCTAGGAAGACAGTTTGTTATTGCAATGGTGGTTTTGGATACCTGGCAATACTTTATGCACAGATACATGCACCACAACAAGTTCTTATACAAACATATCCATTCCCAACATCACCGACTTGTTGTGCCCTATGCATTTGGAGCTCTGTACAATCACCCTGTGGAGGGACTTCTCCTTGATACAATTGGCGGGGCTTTGTCTTTTCTCTTCTCTGGTATGTCTCCTCGGGCCTCcatattcttcttctcctttgcgACCATCAAAACGGTGGACGATCATTGTGGATTATGGCTTCCTGGGAACCTCTTCCATGCATTGTTCAGAAATAATACTGCTTACCACGATGTCCATCACCAGCTCTATGGAAACAAGTATAACTTCTCCCAGCCTTTCTTTGTTATGTGGGATAGAATACTTGGTACGTACATGCCTTACTCATTAGAGAAGAGAGCAGGTGGGGGCTTTGAAGTGCGGCCTAAGAAAGTAGAGAAGGAGATCTGA
- the LOC103451820 gene encoding origin of replication complex subunit 6 isoform X1, translating to MDLSDIARKLDLSDSKHVIRRAAELRRLCDIQFDSSIIGVGEVCKAVICLEIAATRSGLLFDRKKAIMLSGMSEKAYTRSYNSMQNGLGVKNKLDVRELAIQFGCVRIIPFVQKALSLYKTRFLASLPASRRASADFTRPVFIAVAFYLCAKKHKLKVDKLKLIELCGASETEFSSVSTSMKDLCFDVCGTEKERKDPKDVKGNRELLDVLPEKRKLEDGGYSSDEGNEPSSYKRHKKMEKHAYEGWKTSVLTSNKETKAKVLNALPFRSFHSVPITHIDIEKPNYYVFALLSSLQADQTD from the exons ATGGATCTCTCCGACATAGCAAGGAAGCTCGACCTCTCCGACTCCAAGCACGTCATCCGACGAGCCGCCGAGCTCCGCCGTCTCTGCGACATCCAGTTCGACTCTTCCATAATCGGCGTC GGCGAGGTTTGCAAAGCTGTGATTTGCTTAGAAATCGCCGCCACAAG ATCGGGGCTCCTATTCGATCGGAAAAAGGCGATAATGTTGAGTGGGATGTCTGAAAAGGCTTACACCAGATCCTACAATTCGATGCAGAATGGTCTCGGGGTCAA GAACAAGCTGGATGTCAGAGAACTGGCAATTCAGTTTGGGTGTGTTCGGATCATTCCCTTTGTACAGAAGGCTTTGTCTCT TTACAAGACTCGGTTTCTTGCATCGTTGCCAGCTTCTCGGCGTGCAAGTGCCGATTTCACTCGACCTGTGTTCATTGCTGTGGCATTCTATTTGTGTGCGAAAAAACACAAG TTAAAGGTAGACAAGCTTAAGTTAATTGAGCTTTGTGGTGCATCTGAAACTGAATTCTCTTCC GTTTCGACTTCCATGAAGGACTTGTGCTTTGATGTTTGTGGGActgaaaaggaaaggaaagatcCCAAGGATGTGAAGGGGAACCGAG AGCTTCTAGATGTTTTGCCAGAGAAAAGGAAACTTGAGGATGGTGGCTATTCTTCCGATGAAGGAAACGAG CCTTCGAGTTACAAGCGGCACAAAAAGATGGAAAAGCATGCCTATGAGGGTTGGAAAACCTCAGTCCTCACATCTAATAAAGAAACCAAGGCAAAAGTTTTGAATGCACTTCCTTTCAGATCATTTCACTCTGTACCAATCACGCACATTGACATAGAAAAACCTAACTATTATGTGTTTGCTCTTCTCAGTTCTTTGCAAGCGGACCAGACAGACTAG
- the LOC103451823 gene encoding probable methyltransferase PMT2 isoform X1, whose product MAPKANADGRTRSSVQIFIVAGLCCFFYILGAWQRSGFGKGDSIALEITKNGADCSIIPSLTFDSHHAGEAGNIDESKPKVFEPCQHSYTDYTPCQDQKRAMTFPREDMNYRERHCPREEEKLHCLIPAPKGYVTPFPWPKSRDYVPYANAPYKSLTVEKAVQNWIQYEGNVFRFPGGGTQFPQGADKYIDQLAAVIPIKNGTVRTALDTGCGVASWGAYLLSRHVLAMSFAPRDSHEAQVQFALERGVPAVIGVLGTIRLPYPSRAFDMAHCSRCLIPWGINDGKYLKEVDRVLRPGGYWVLSGPPINWKNNYISWQRPKEDLEEEQRQIEEAAKLLCWEKKSEKGETAIWQKRVDSDSCGDRQDASRANFCKADEADSVWYKKMEGCITPYPEVSSGELKPFPKRLYAVPPRISSGSVPGVSAEDYEEDNKKWKKHVNAYRRINKLIDTGRYRNIMDMNAGLGGFAAAIESPKLWVMNVVPTIAEKNTLGVVYERGLIGIYHDWCEGFSTYPRTYDLIHAHGVFSLYNGKCNWEDILLEMDRILRPEGAVIFRDEVDVLIKVKKIVGGMRWDTKMVDHEDGPLVPEKVLVVVKQYWVGNSTDTQ is encoded by the exons ATGGCTCCCAAAGCGAACGCAGATGGTCGGACTAGGAGCTCGGTACAAATTTTTATTGTAGCTGGTTTGTGCTGTTTTTTCTATATATTGGGTGCTTGGCAGAGAAGTGGTTTTGGGAAGGGAGATAGTATAGCTTTAGAGATCACTAAGAATGGGGCTGACTGCAGTATCATTCCAAGTTTAACTTTTGATTCCCACCATGCTGGCGAAGCTGGGAATATTGATGAATCAAAGCCCAAAGTTTTCGAACCGTGTCAACATAGTTACACTGATTACACCCCATGCCAAGATCAAAAGCGTGCAATGACATTCCCTAGGGAAGATATGAATTATCGAGAGAGGCATTGCCCTCGTGAGGAAGAAAAGTTACATTGCCTTATTCCAGCACCAAAGGGGTATGTAACTCCATTCCCCTGGCCAAAGAGCCGTGACTATGTACCATATGCCAATGCACCATATAAGAGCTTGACTGTTGAGAAGGCTGTTCAGAACTGGATCCAATATGAGGGTAATGTATTTCGATTCCCTGGTGGGGGAACGCAGTTTCCTCAAGGGGCAGATAAATATATTGATCAACTTGCTGCTGTAATACCAATAAAGAATGGGACAGTGAGAACTGCACTGGACACTGGTTGTGGG GTTGCCAGTTGGGGTGCATACTTGTTGAGTAGACATGTTCTGGCCATGTCGTTTGCGCCAAGAGATTCCCATGAGGCACAAGTCCAATTTGCTCTTGAGAGGGGTGTACCTGCAGTTATTGGTGTTCTGGGTACAATAAGGCTGCCTTATCCATCCAGAGCCTTTGACATGGCTCATTGTTCTCGTTGCTTAATTCCATGGGGAATAAATG ATGGAAAATATCTCAAGGAAGTTGACCGAGTTCTTAGGCCTGGGGGTTATTGGGTGCTTTCGGGTCCTCCAATTAATTGGAAGAATAATTACATTTCATGGCAGCGTCCCAAGGAGGATCTTGAGGAGGAACAGAGACAGATTGAAGAAGCTGCTAAACTTCTTTGCTGGGAGAAAAAGTCTGAGAAGGGTGAAACTGCCATTTGGCAAAAGAGGGTGGATTCTGATTCATGTGGAGACAGACAAGATGCTTCCCGTGCTAACTTTTGCAAAGCTGATGAAGCAGATAGCGTCTG GTATAAGAAAATGGAGGGATGCATAACACCATATCCTGAAGTTTCCAGTGGGGAGTTGAAGCCATTTCCAAAAAGGCTTTATGCTGTTCCCCCCAGGATTTCTAGTGGGTCTGTTCCCGGAGTTTCTGCTGAGGATTATGAGGAGGATAACAAAAAATGGAAGAAGCATGTAAATGCTTATAGGAGAATCAATAAACTAATTGACACAGGAAGGTATCGCAACATTATGGATATGAATGCTGGTTTGGGTGGTTTTGCTGCAGCAATTGAATCTCCAAAATTGTGGGTCATGAATGTGGTGCCCACAATAGCTGAGAAAAATACGCTGGGTGTTGTATATGAGCGAGGATTGATTGGCATCTACCATGACTG GTGCGAAGGTTTCTCTACTTACCCAAGGACATATGACCTCATTCACGCCCATGGTGTTTTCAGTTTGTACAATGGAAA ATGCAATTGGGAAGACATTCTTCTTGAGATGGACAGGATTTTGCGGCCAGAAGGTGCGGTCATATTCCGCGATGAAGTTGATGTATTAATTAAGGTGAAGAAAATAGTTGGAGGAATGAGATGGGATACTAAAATGGTGGACCATGAGGATGGTCCCCTTGTACCAGAGAAGGTATTGGTTGTTGTCAAGCAGTACTGGGTTGGAAACTCCACCGACACACAATGA
- the LOC103451823 gene encoding probable methyltransferase PMT2 isoform X2: MAPKANADGRTRSSVQIFIVAGLCCFFYILGAWQRSGFGKGDSIALEITKNGADCSIIPSLTFDSHHAGEAGNIDESKPKVFEPCQHSYTDYTPCQDQKRAMTFPREDMNYRERHCPREEEKLHCLIPAPKGYVTPFPWPKSRDYVPYANAPYKSLTVEKAVQNWIQYEGNVFRFPGGGTQFPQGADKYIDQLAAVIPIKNGTVRTALDTGCGVASWGAYLLSRHVLAMSFAPRDSHEAQVQFALERGVPAVIGVLGTIRLPYPSRAFDMAHCSRCLIPWGINDGKYLKEVDRVLRPGGYWVLSGPPINWKNNYISWQRPKEDLEEEQRQIEEAAKLLCWEKKSEKGETAIWQKRVDSDSCGDRQDASRANFCKADEADSVWYKKMEGCITPYPEVSSGELKPFPKRLYAVPPRISSGSVPGVSAEDYEEDNKKWKKHVNAYRRINKLIDTGRYRNIMDMNAGLGGFAAAIESPKLWVMNVVPTIAEKNTLGVVYERGLIGIYHD, translated from the exons ATGGCTCCCAAAGCGAACGCAGATGGTCGGACTAGGAGCTCGGTACAAATTTTTATTGTAGCTGGTTTGTGCTGTTTTTTCTATATATTGGGTGCTTGGCAGAGAAGTGGTTTTGGGAAGGGAGATAGTATAGCTTTAGAGATCACTAAGAATGGGGCTGACTGCAGTATCATTCCAAGTTTAACTTTTGATTCCCACCATGCTGGCGAAGCTGGGAATATTGATGAATCAAAGCCCAAAGTTTTCGAACCGTGTCAACATAGTTACACTGATTACACCCCATGCCAAGATCAAAAGCGTGCAATGACATTCCCTAGGGAAGATATGAATTATCGAGAGAGGCATTGCCCTCGTGAGGAAGAAAAGTTACATTGCCTTATTCCAGCACCAAAGGGGTATGTAACTCCATTCCCCTGGCCAAAGAGCCGTGACTATGTACCATATGCCAATGCACCATATAAGAGCTTGACTGTTGAGAAGGCTGTTCAGAACTGGATCCAATATGAGGGTAATGTATTTCGATTCCCTGGTGGGGGAACGCAGTTTCCTCAAGGGGCAGATAAATATATTGATCAACTTGCTGCTGTAATACCAATAAAGAATGGGACAGTGAGAACTGCACTGGACACTGGTTGTGGG GTTGCCAGTTGGGGTGCATACTTGTTGAGTAGACATGTTCTGGCCATGTCGTTTGCGCCAAGAGATTCCCATGAGGCACAAGTCCAATTTGCTCTTGAGAGGGGTGTACCTGCAGTTATTGGTGTTCTGGGTACAATAAGGCTGCCTTATCCATCCAGAGCCTTTGACATGGCTCATTGTTCTCGTTGCTTAATTCCATGGGGAATAAATG ATGGAAAATATCTCAAGGAAGTTGACCGAGTTCTTAGGCCTGGGGGTTATTGGGTGCTTTCGGGTCCTCCAATTAATTGGAAGAATAATTACATTTCATGGCAGCGTCCCAAGGAGGATCTTGAGGAGGAACAGAGACAGATTGAAGAAGCTGCTAAACTTCTTTGCTGGGAGAAAAAGTCTGAGAAGGGTGAAACTGCCATTTGGCAAAAGAGGGTGGATTCTGATTCATGTGGAGACAGACAAGATGCTTCCCGTGCTAACTTTTGCAAAGCTGATGAAGCAGATAGCGTCTG GTATAAGAAAATGGAGGGATGCATAACACCATATCCTGAAGTTTCCAGTGGGGAGTTGAAGCCATTTCCAAAAAGGCTTTATGCTGTTCCCCCCAGGATTTCTAGTGGGTCTGTTCCCGGAGTTTCTGCTGAGGATTATGAGGAGGATAACAAAAAATGGAAGAAGCATGTAAATGCTTATAGGAGAATCAATAAACTAATTGACACAGGAAGGTATCGCAACATTATGGATATGAATGCTGGTTTGGGTGGTTTTGCTGCAGCAATTGAATCTCCAAAATTGTGGGTCATGAATGTGGTGCCCACAATAGCTGAGAAAAATACGCTGGGTGTTGTATATGAGCGAGGATTGATTGGCATCTACCATGACTG A
- the LOC103452330 gene encoding protein PHYTOCHROME KINASE SUBSTRATE 1: MAIVTSKSTSKANLSQTFPFENAAANHDASFSSYFSGNEEAVVHKLADQASKEQQHNNNIHLGAEKEAADDEEIGVFRAEKYFNGVIDEETSVTSPKSGCSSTNKYHHNKDKPVSMDHMKIRVQPGTPSVRSESSWNSQSNLLRSASRNPYRTNTTTGNKQRKNFFASLGCKCSCSDKNSVDVDEHVGEISFKKNDNGANTSCTTTPINHKPPGVAEIVDEVVVDMKKNEKLEKLGVELGRENCFTFPTLKSGAGSLPPKMLPFQQAEEEAEKVRKSLEVFGSPVFVKRNKSFALGKKLTMLPRDEFPANSGGVIYNNESDSDASSDLFEIESLTGKANPFLARQASDAGSATPTNCYAPSEASIEWSVVTASVADMSMMSDFEDHQRPAKMAPNSTNAKARMSKEILRHHSGALLGCKSHKSVKVAGDAHRSTYQHEKNNFEPQIMRHRAESYMAGTRFQAETTNKLASFDARVQGHALAQGRSQKFN, from the coding sequence ATGGCCATTGTTACCTCAAAATCAACTAGTAAGGCGAACCTCTCGCAAACTTTTCCATTCGAGAACGCCGCCGCCAACCATGATGCTTCATTTTCTTCATACTTCAGCGGCAATGAGGAAGCCGTCGTGCATAAACTCGCCGATCAGGCGAGCAAGGAGCAGCAGCATAACAATAACATTCACTTGGGAGCAGAAAAGGAAGCAGCTGACGACGAAGAAATTGGAGTGTTCAGAGCTGAAAAATACTTCAATGGAGTAATAGATGAGGAGACAAGCGTCACAAGCCCGAAAAGCGGCTGCAGCAGCACAAATAAGTACCATCATAACAAGGATAAACCAGTAAGTATGGATCACATGAAGATAAGGGTTCAGCCGGGGACTCCGAGTGTGCGTTCTGAATCGAGCTGGAACAGCCAAAGCAACTTGCTTCGAAGCGCGTCGAGAAATCCTTACCGGACAAACACAACTACGGGAAACAAACAGAGGAAGAACTTCTTTGCCAGCCTTGGCTGCAAATGTTCGTGTTCAGATAAGAATTCGGTTGATGTGGATGAACACGTCGGCGAGATCAGCTTCAAGAAGAACGACAATGGTGCAAACACAAGCTGCACGACAACACCAATTAATCATAAACCTCCTGGTGTGGCAGAGATTGTTGATGAAGTTGTAGTTGATATGAAAAAAAACGAAAAGCTCGAAAAGTTAGGAGTTGAGTTGGGAAGAGAGAACTGTTTTACTTTCCCAACTTTAAAATCCGGGGCGGGGAGTTTGCCGCCGAAGATGCTTCCCTTTCAACAAGCAGAAGAGGAAGCAGAGAAAGTGAGGAAGTCTCTGGAGGTGTTCGGCTCCCCTGTGTTTGTGAAGCGAAATAAGTCTTTCGCCCTTGGAAAAAAACTTACAATGCTGCCGCGGGATGAGTTTCCGGCAAATTCTGGTGGTGTAATCTACAACAATGAGTCGGATAGTGATGCAAGTTCGGATCTTTTCGAGATCGAGAGCCTCACCGGCAAAGCAAACCCTTTTCTTGCGCGGCAAGCATCAGATGCTGGCTCTGCGACGCCAACGAATTGTTATGCGCCGAGTGAGGCGAGCATAGAGTGGAGTGTGGTCACCGCCAGCGTTGCTGACATGTCCATGATGTCCGACTTCGAAGATCACCAGAGACCAGCGAAAATGGCTCCGAATTCTACAAATGCCAAAGCAAGAATGAGCAAGGAAATTCTGAGGCACCACTCCGGGGCACTGTTGGGTTGTAAGAGCCATAAATCTGTGAAAGTTGCAGGAGATGCACACAGAAGTACATATCAACACGAGAAGAACAATTTCGAACCACAGATCATGCGTCACCGGGCAGAATCATACATGGCAGGGACAAGGTTTCAAGCTGAGACAACTAATAAGCTGGCAAGCTTTGATGCCAGAGTACAAGGGCATGCTCTTGCACAGGGACGAAGCCAGAAATTTAACTAA